A window from Acipenser ruthenus chromosome 36, fAciRut3.2 maternal haplotype, whole genome shotgun sequence encodes these proteins:
- the LOC117965613 gene encoding putative adhesion G protein-coupled receptor E4P, with translation CVYWKYKGKESSWSTEGCTKLHSNQTHTVCSCDHLSSFAVLMALDESQMQENVALTVINYITVIASLVCLSLAIFTFIFCCSIQKANTTIHLHLSVCLFLAHLLFLVGESRTEKKVLCAVIAGLLHYLFTASFAWMCLEGVQLYLLVRNLKVVKYSSRQGLRRRYLLLAGYGSPALIVAVSAGVFPEGYGTDKFCWLSHDRGFVWSFLGPVCVTIAVNTILFIAILWTLRSKMCGLNTDVSKVKDTRLLTFKAIAQCFIMGCSWILGFFQGLEFFRFVFVIINSLQGPFIFLVHCVLNQQPPKMVCAMMTAKTGSMLNGFLQSDW, from the exons TGTGTCTACTGGAAATACAAAGGGAAGGAAAGCTCTTGGTCCACCGAAGGCTGCACAAAGTTACACTCCAACCAAACACACACTGTGTGCAGCTGTGACCACCTCTCCAGCTTCGCTGTATTAATGGCACTAGACGAATCACAG ATGCAAGAAAATGTTGCCTTGACAGTGATCAACTACATTACAGTGATCGCATCCCTGGTCTGCCTCAGCCTGGCTATCTTTACATTCATATTCTGCTGTTCAATCCAGAAAGCCAACACCACCATTCACCTGCACCTgagtgtctgtctcttcctggctCACCTCCTTTTTCTAGTTGGGGAGTCCAGAACCGAAAAGAAG GTGCTGTGTGCAGTCATAGCTGGGCTCCTGCACTACCTCTTCACGGCCAGTTTTGCCTGGATGTGCCTGGAGGGAGTGCAGCTCTACCTGCTGGTGAGAAACCTGAAGGTGGTGAAGTACAGCAGCAGGCAGGGGCTGCGAAGGAGGTACTTGCTGCTGGCTGGGTACGGCTCTCCTGCTCTCATCGTGGCTGTGTCTGCTGGAGTCTTTCCAGAGGGGTATGGGACCGACAAATT TTGCTGGCTGAGTCATGACAGAGGATTTGTCTGGAGTTTTCTTGGTCCTGTTTGTGTCACAATCGCT GTAAACACCATTCTCTTCATTGCAATTCTCTGGACTTTGAGATCGAAAATGTGTGGCCTCAACACGGACGTGTCCAAAGTGAAAGACACCAG ACTGCTGACTTTCAAAGCCATTGCACAGTGCTTCATCATGGGCTGCAGCTGGATCCTGGGATTCTTTCAAGGATTGGAGTTCTTCAGATTTGTGTTTGTCATTATTAACTCACTGCAGGGTCCCTTTATTTTCCTGGTGCACTGTGTACTAAACCAGCAG cCCCCAAAAATGGTTTGTGCAATGATGACTGCCAAGACAGGAAGCATGCTGAATGGGTTTCTGCAGAGTGACTGGTAA